One window of the Cyanobium sp. AMD-g genome contains the following:
- a CDS encoding carbon-nitrogen hydrolase family protein, with protein MVPEHRLHCVVRPQPPAAGEGLRLGIWQGSGSAGTPEALTENLERLEQVCAVAAGHGVQLLAFPELYLTGYIVTPAIARLLAEPVDGPSLRRVAAAARQHGLAVACPYAERASVAGKERFYDAIALFDRDGTLLRNYRKTHLWGPEEKRCWSAGYRHPEEGAAFTVQPVNGVGVGLLNCYEAEFPELTRRLALEGARLVLIPTAADAWAELSTGERTDRPYPDVSRTLIPAHAFQNGCFVAYANRCGEETVNGRVMAAYLGNSLICGPHGDVLAAARPEPTLLIADCRPGEYGPTHPAATRYHEDLRPDLY; from the coding sequence ATGGTTCCCGAGCATCGCCTGCACTGCGTCGTGCGGCCGCAGCCGCCGGCGGCTGGAGAGGGCCTGCGGCTGGGGATCTGGCAGGGCAGCGGCAGCGCCGGCACCCCTGAGGCCCTGACTGAAAACCTGGAGCGGCTGGAGCAGGTCTGCGCCGTGGCGGCGGGGCACGGGGTGCAGTTGCTGGCGTTCCCGGAGCTCTACCTCACCGGCTACATCGTCACGCCCGCCATCGCCCGGCTGCTGGCCGAACCCGTGGACGGCCCCAGCCTGCGGCGGGTGGCCGCCGCCGCCCGCCAGCACGGGCTGGCCGTGGCCTGTCCCTACGCCGAACGGGCCAGCGTGGCCGGGAAGGAGCGCTTCTACGACGCCATCGCCCTGTTCGACCGGGACGGCACGCTCTTGCGTAACTACCGCAAGACCCACCTCTGGGGACCGGAAGAGAAAAGGTGCTGGAGTGCCGGTTATCGCCATCCCGAGGAGGGGGCGGCGTTCACGGTGCAGCCGGTGAATGGGGTGGGGGTGGGCCTGCTGAATTGCTACGAGGCCGAGTTCCCCGAGCTCACCCGGCGGCTGGCGCTGGAGGGGGCGCGGCTGGTGCTGATCCCCACGGCCGCCGATGCCTGGGCCGAGCTGAGCACCGGCGAGCGCACCGACCGGCCTTACCCGGACGTCTCTCGCACCCTGATCCCGGCCCATGCGTTCCAGAACGGCTGTTTCGTGGCCTACGCCAACCGCTGCGGCGAAGAGACGGTGAACGGCAGGGTGATGGCGGCCTACCTGGGCAACAGCCTCATCTGCGGCCCCCATGGCGACGTGCTGGCGGCCGCCCGCCCGGAGCCAACCCTGCTGATCGCCGACTGCCGGCCCGGTGAGTACGGGCCCACCCACCCCGCCGCCACCCGCTACCACGAGGACCTGCGGCCCGATCTCTACTGA
- the crtH gene encoding carotenoid isomerase — protein sequence MTVTVPSSAAAPLTAAAGRPWDVVVIGSGIGGLVTASQLAAKGASVLVLERYLIPGGSGGSFRREGYTFDVGASMIFGFGEKGHTNLLTRALADVGEHCETIPDPAQLAYHLPGGLSVAVDRDYECFIADLTALFPHEAIGIRRFYDTCWQVFRCLDAMPLLSLEDQAYLAKVFFRAPLACLGLARWLPVNVGAVARAHISDPDLLRFIDMECFCWSVMPADRTPMINAGMVFSDRHAGGINYPKGGVGVVAEKLVAGLRRHGGEIRYRARVVKVLLEGEGPQARAVGVKLAGGEEIRARRVVSNATRWDTFGSLVDAEHTPAAERTWRRRYKPSSSFLSLHLGVKAEAIPPGSHVHHLLLEHWEEMEAEQGVIFVSIPTLLDPSLAPAGHHIVHTFTPSAMDNWQGLAPGAYRAAKEAAATRLIRRLEAILPGLEGAITHREIGTPRSHRRFLGRHGGSYGPVPALRLPGLLPMPFNRTAIPDLYCVGDSCFPGQGLNAVAFSGFACAHRIGADLGLNPWNLPD from the coding sequence GTGACCGTCACCGTCCCTTCCTCCGCTGCCGCCCCCCTCACCGCGGCCGCTGGCCGCCCCTGGGACGTTGTCGTGATCGGCTCAGGGATCGGCGGACTGGTCACCGCCAGCCAGCTGGCGGCCAAGGGGGCCTCGGTGCTGGTGCTGGAGCGCTACCTGATCCCCGGTGGCAGCGGCGGCAGCTTCCGCCGCGAGGGCTACACCTTCGATGTCGGCGCCTCGATGATCTTCGGCTTCGGCGAGAAGGGCCACACCAACCTGCTCACCCGGGCCCTCGCCGACGTGGGCGAGCACTGCGAGACGATTCCCGACCCCGCCCAGTTGGCCTACCACCTGCCCGGCGGCCTGTCGGTGGCGGTCGACCGCGACTACGAGTGCTTCATCGCCGATCTCACCGCCCTGTTCCCCCATGAGGCGATAGGCATCCGCCGCTTCTACGACACCTGCTGGCAGGTGTTCCGCTGCCTCGATGCCATGCCGCTGCTGTCGCTGGAGGACCAGGCCTACCTGGCCAAGGTGTTCTTCCGGGCGCCCCTGGCCTGCCTGGGCCTGGCCCGCTGGCTGCCGGTGAACGTGGGGGCTGTGGCCCGCGCCCACATCAGCGATCCGGATCTGCTCAGGTTCATCGACATGGAGTGCTTCTGCTGGTCGGTGATGCCGGCCGATCGCACGCCGATGATCAACGCCGGCATGGTGTTCTCCGATCGCCACGCCGGCGGCATCAACTACCCCAAGGGCGGCGTCGGGGTGGTCGCCGAGAAGCTGGTGGCGGGCCTGCGCCGCCACGGCGGCGAGATCCGCTACCGGGCGCGGGTGGTGAAGGTGCTGCTGGAGGGCGAGGGACCCCAGGCCCGGGCCGTGGGCGTGAAGCTGGCCGGCGGCGAGGAGATCCGCGCCCGGCGGGTGGTGAGCAACGCCACCCGCTGGGACACCTTCGGCTCCCTGGTGGACGCGGAGCACACCCCGGCGGCCGAGCGCACCTGGCGGCGTCGCTACAAGCCGTCGTCCTCGTTCCTCTCCCTGCACCTGGGCGTAAAAGCGGAGGCGATCCCGCCGGGCAGCCATGTCCATCACCTGCTGCTGGAGCACTGGGAGGAGATGGAGGCCGAGCAGGGGGTGATCTTCGTCTCGATCCCCACCCTGCTCGATCCCTCCCTGGCCCCGGCCGGGCACCACATCGTGCACACCTTCACCCCGTCGGCGATGGACAACTGGCAGGGGCTGGCCCCTGGGGCCTACAGGGCCGCCAAGGAGGCCGCCGCCACCCGGCTGATCCGCCGCCTGGAGGCGATCCTGCCGGGCCTGGAGGGGGCCATCACCCACCGGGAGATCGGCACCCCCCGCAGTCACCGCCGCTTCCTGGGCCGCCACGGCGGCAGCTACGGGCCGGTGCCGGCCCTGCGGCTGCCCGGCCTGCTGCCGATGCCCTTCAACCGCACCGCCATCCCCGATCTCTACTGCGTCGGCGATTCCTGCTTCCCCGGCCAGGGGCTGAATGCGGTGGCCTTCAGCGGCTTCGCCTGCGCCCACCGCATCGGCGCCGACCTGGGCCTCAATCCCTGGAACCTGCCGGACTGA
- the trmFO gene encoding FADH(2)-oxidizing methylenetetrahydrofolate--tRNA-(uracil(54)-C(5))-methyltransferase TrmFO, which produces MVVVIGAGLAGTEAAWQIAEAGIPVRLVEMRPVRPSPAHHSGDFAELVCSNSFGALSSDRAAGLLQEELRRLGSLVIGTADVHAVPAGGALAVDRGRYSAALTAAVEAHPLVTVERREQLELPDPDEIAVLATGPLTGADLADDLLRFTGRESCHFFDAASPIVEGEGIDLSVAFRASRYDKGDADYINCPMDREQYLAFRTALLEAEKAELKDFEQESATFFEGCLPIEELARRGEDTMRYGPLKPIGLWDPRWGDLHDRDVRRAKRAHAVVQLRQEDRDGQLWNLVGFQTNLKWGEQQRVLHMIPGLENASFVRFGVMHRNTFLDSPELLRPTLQFRQRPNLLAAGQITGTEGYAAAVAGGWLAGTNAARLVRGLAPLSLPPATMAGALLSFISDEERSHGARKGGFQPMPPSFGLMPELPERIRDKRRRYGAYRDRALADLAAWESERQAGTRCPVPAAG; this is translated from the coding sequence ATGGTCGTCGTCATCGGTGCTGGCCTGGCCGGCACCGAAGCCGCCTGGCAGATCGCCGAGGCCGGAATTCCGGTGCGGCTGGTGGAGATGCGGCCGGTGCGCCCCTCCCCGGCCCACCACAGCGGCGATTTCGCCGAACTGGTCTGCAGCAACAGCTTCGGCGCCCTCTCTTCGGATCGGGCCGCCGGCCTGCTGCAGGAGGAACTGAGGCGCCTGGGATCGCTGGTGATCGGCACCGCCGATGTCCATGCGGTGCCCGCCGGCGGAGCCCTGGCCGTCGACCGGGGGCGCTACAGCGCGGCCCTCACGGCCGCCGTCGAAGCCCATCCCCTGGTGACGGTGGAGCGGCGCGAGCAGCTGGAACTGCCCGACCCGGACGAGATCGCCGTGCTGGCCACCGGCCCCCTCACCGGCGCCGACCTGGCCGACGACCTGCTGCGCTTCACCGGACGGGAGTCCTGCCATTTCTTCGATGCCGCCAGCCCGATCGTGGAAGGCGAAGGCATCGACCTGTCGGTGGCCTTCCGGGCCAGCCGCTACGACAAGGGCGACGCCGATTACATCAACTGCCCCATGGACCGGGAGCAGTACCTCGCCTTCCGCACGGCCCTGCTGGAAGCGGAGAAGGCAGAGCTGAAGGATTTCGAGCAGGAGAGCGCCACGTTCTTCGAGGGCTGCCTGCCGATCGAGGAGCTGGCCCGCCGCGGCGAGGACACGATGCGCTACGGCCCGCTCAAGCCGATCGGCCTCTGGGATCCGCGCTGGGGCGACCTGCACGACCGTGACGTGCGCCGCGCCAAGCGGGCCCATGCGGTGGTGCAGCTGCGCCAGGAGGACAGGGACGGCCAGCTCTGGAACCTGGTCGGTTTCCAGACCAACCTCAAGTGGGGCGAACAGCAGCGGGTGCTGCACATGATCCCCGGCCTGGAGAACGCCTCCTTCGTGCGCTTCGGGGTGATGCACCGCAACACCTTCCTCGACTCCCCCGAACTGCTGCGGCCCACCCTGCAGTTCCGCCAGCGCCCCAACCTGCTGGCCGCCGGCCAGATCACCGGCACCGAGGGGTATGCGGCTGCCGTGGCTGGTGGCTGGCTGGCCGGCACCAACGCCGCCCGCCTGGTGCGGGGTCTGGCGCCCCTGAGCCTGCCGCCCGCCACCATGGCCGGCGCCCTGCTGAGCTTCATCTCGGATGAGGAGCGCAGCCACGGCGCCCGCAAGGGAGGCTTCCAGCCCATGCCCCCCAGCTTCGGCCTGATGCCGGAGCTGCCGGAACGCATCCGCGACAAACGCCGCCGCTATGGCGCCTACCGCGACCGGGCCCTGGCGGATCTGGCCGCCTGGGAGAGCGAGCGCCAGGCGGGTACCCGTTGCCCGGTTCCCGCAGCCGGCTGA
- a CDS encoding photosystem II protein Y produces the protein MDLRLLLVAAPILLAVGWAAFNIGRAAVGQLQLMLKRARA, from the coding sequence ATGGACCTCCGGCTGCTGCTCGTCGCTGCTCCGATCCTCCTGGCCGTGGGTTGGGCCGCCTTCAACATCGGCCGCGCCGCCGTGGGTCAGCTGCAACTGATGCTCAAGCGCGCCCGCGCTTGA